Proteins found in one Tumebacillus sp. BK434 genomic segment:
- a CDS encoding LysM peptidoglycan-binding domain-containing protein, giving the protein MKKFNLKKWAFATIVAASVLTVSQVNVEAAGLTDAIIVQPGQTLSQLAASYGTTAQAWKTANHLASDTIYAGQKLHIVFPYKVITGDQLAYLANKYDTTAAEIKNLNGMDSDRLIAGNTILIPSGTNGFYKAVTPATAAPAQAPQAKAPQTEEKSADRQALQPVKQPVVPTRVAPTPAPAPVEKPAPAPKPAVPTVAGMAYTKTLNMDATAYGPGNIMWQWGGQTFTGTKVREGVIAVDPKVVPLGSKVYVTGYNSPLLPAGGFVATAEDTGGAIKGNRIDIYIDGTQAQLRQFGKQDVKIYILK; this is encoded by the coding sequence ATGAAAAAATTCAACCTGAAAAAATGGGCTTTTGCAACAATTGTTGCAGCAAGCGTTCTGACCGTATCGCAAGTCAACGTCGAGGCAGCAGGTCTCACCGATGCGATCATCGTGCAACCGGGCCAGACTTTGTCCCAGCTGGCAGCCAGCTACGGCACGACCGCACAAGCGTGGAAGACGGCCAACCATCTGGCGTCCGACACGATCTACGCGGGCCAAAAGCTGCACATCGTCTTCCCGTACAAAGTGATCACAGGCGACCAGTTGGCATACCTCGCCAACAAGTACGACACCACCGCTGCAGAGATTAAAAACCTCAACGGCATGGACTCGGATCGGCTGATCGCAGGCAACACCATCCTGATCCCGTCCGGCACCAACGGCTTCTACAAAGCGGTAACTCCGGCTACAGCAGCTCCGGCGCAAGCTCCGCAAGCGAAAGCGCCGCAGACCGAAGAAAAGTCGGCCGACCGCCAGGCGCTGCAACCGGTGAAACAGCCGGTCGTACCGACCCGCGTAGCGCCGACTCCGGCACCAGCTCCGGTGGAAAAACCGGCACCGGCGCCGAAGCCGGCCGTCCCGACTGTCGCCGGCATGGCGTACACCAAGACGCTGAACATGGACGCGACCGCATACGGCCCGGGCAACATCATGTGGCAATGGGGCGGCCAGACTTTCACCGGCACCAAAGTGCGTGAAGGCGTGATCGCAGTGGACCCGAAAGTGGTTCCGCTCGGCTCCAAAGTCTACGTGACCGGCTACAACTCCCCGCTGCTTCCGGCGGGCGGCTTCGTGGCGACTGCCGAGGACACCGGCGGCGCGATCAAGGGCAACCGCATCGACATCTACATCGACGGTACCCAGGCGCAGCTTCGCCAGTTCGGCAAGCAAGACGTTAAAATCTATATCCTCAAGTAG
- a CDS encoding aminotransferase class I/II-fold pyridoxal phosphate-dependent enzyme: protein MQNLTPLFTKLVEHASRNPIQFHIPAHKKGFGMPSEFSEFIGPNALSIDLINIAPLDDLHSPKGIIKEAQELAAQAYGADHTFFSVQGTSGAIMTMIMSVVGPGEKILVPRNAHKSIMAAIILSGAHPVFMHPEVDAEIGIMHGISVDTVRVTLDAHPDAKGVLLINPTYFGVSCDLKSIVELSHERGVPVIVDEAHGVLFSFHEDLPLSAMQAGADMAATSVHKLGGSMTQSSVLNVREGFVSPAHVQAVLSMLHTTSTSYLLLASLDVARKNLAVYGHELIEKVLRLARNARRTINEEIPGMYCFGDEILKTSATFAHDPLKLNISVKELGLTGWEVEKILRTDFNIEVEMSDLYNILCIVTFGDTDETIASLIHALREISKRFGVQEKKDLPQVHIPSMPLLAVSPRDAFYNKQTEVVPLTEAAGRIMAESVMVYPPGIPIIMPGEVITQDNIEYIMENVKAGLPVQGPDDPNIEFIKVLK, encoded by the coding sequence ATGCAAAACCTTACTCCTCTGTTCACGAAGCTCGTCGAGCACGCGAGCCGGAACCCGATTCAGTTCCACATTCCCGCACACAAAAAAGGCTTTGGTATGCCGAGCGAATTCAGCGAGTTCATTGGCCCGAACGCTTTGTCCATAGATTTGATCAACATCGCACCCTTGGACGATCTGCATTCACCGAAAGGCATCATCAAAGAAGCCCAGGAGTTGGCCGCGCAGGCGTATGGCGCCGACCACACGTTCTTCTCGGTGCAGGGCACGTCCGGCGCGATCATGACGATGATCATGTCGGTCGTAGGTCCTGGCGAGAAGATCCTCGTGCCGCGCAACGCGCATAAATCGATCATGGCGGCGATCATCCTCTCCGGCGCGCATCCGGTGTTCATGCACCCGGAAGTGGACGCTGAGATCGGCATCATGCACGGCATCTCGGTCGATACGGTCCGTGTCACGCTTGACGCACACCCGGATGCAAAAGGCGTGCTGCTGATCAACCCGACCTACTTCGGCGTCTCCTGCGACCTGAAATCGATCGTCGAACTGAGCCATGAGCGCGGCGTGCCTGTCATCGTCGACGAAGCGCACGGCGTCCTGTTCTCCTTCCACGAAGACCTGCCGCTCTCCGCGATGCAGGCCGGCGCGGACATGGCGGCGACCTCCGTGCACAAGCTCGGCGGCTCGATGACGCAAAGCTCGGTGCTCAACGTCCGTGAAGGATTCGTCTCTCCGGCGCACGTGCAGGCGGTGCTCTCGATGCTGCACACCACGTCGACGTCCTACCTGCTCCTGGCGTCGCTTGACGTCGCTCGCAAGAACCTTGCGGTCTACGGGCACGAGCTGATCGAAAAAGTGCTCCGTCTCGCTCGAAATGCCCGCCGCACGATCAATGAAGAGATCCCGGGCATGTACTGCTTCGGCGACGAGATCCTGAAAACGTCGGCCACCTTCGCCCACGACCCGCTGAAGCTGAACATCTCCGTCAAGGAGCTCGGCTTGACCGGCTGGGAAGTGGAGAAGATCCTCCGCACCGATTTCAACATCGAGGTGGAAATGTCCGACCTGTACAACATCCTCTGCATCGTCACCTTCGGCGACACCGACGAAACGATCGCCTCGCTGATCCACGCGCTGCGCGAGATCTCGAAACGATTCGGCGTGCAGGAGAAAAAAGACCTGCCGCAGGTGCACATCCCGTCGATGCCGCTGCTCGCCGTTTCGCCGCGCGACGCTTTCTATAATAAACAGACCGAAGTCGTGCCACTGACAGAAGCGGCCGGCCGGATCATGGCCGAGTCGGTGATGGTCTACCCGCCGGGCATCCCGATCATCATGCCGGGCGAAGTGATCACGCAGGACAACATCGAGTACATCATGGAAAACGTCAAAGCGGGACTCCCCGTGCAAGGCCCGGATGACCCGAACATCGAGTTCATCAAAGTGTTGAAATAG